Proteins encoded by one window of Massilia sp. NR 4-1:
- a CDS encoding glycerate kinase: protein MTKAHHATAGGERALLRQLFDAAVQAVDPLHIIAGHLPPAPKGRTIVIGAGKAAARMAQGVEQHWPGALSGLVVTRYGHGAPTRQIEVVEAGHPVPDDAAHDAALRMLDLVHGLTADDLVLCLMSGGGSALLSLPAPGLSVQEKREVHRALLTCGAPIDEMNCVRKHLSAIKGGRLALACAPARVFTLVLSDVPGDDPAVVASGPTLADASTAADALRILQKYAIPVSPAVQALLGDPARETPKPGDARLAGHGAVVIATAQQALEAAAQAARAAGYAPLILSNSMEGEAREVAIVHASLARQARLHGQPLAPPCVILSGGETSVTVRGQGRGGRNAEFLLALAIALKGLSGVHAIACDTDGIDGTEDNAGALLAPDTLARALGLGLDPAALLADNDGYSFFAALDDLLLTGPTRTNVNDFRAILVNVP from the coding sequence ATGACGAAGGCACACCATGCCACGGCGGGCGGCGAACGCGCGCTGCTGCGGCAGCTGTTTGACGCCGCCGTGCAGGCGGTCGATCCGCTGCACATCATCGCCGGCCATCTACCGCCCGCCCCCAAGGGCCGCACCATCGTCATCGGTGCGGGCAAGGCGGCGGCGCGCATGGCCCAGGGCGTGGAGCAGCACTGGCCGGGCGCGCTCAGCGGCCTGGTCGTTACACGCTACGGCCATGGCGCGCCGACGCGGCAGATCGAAGTGGTGGAAGCGGGCCATCCGGTGCCGGACGATGCCGCCCACGACGCGGCCCTGCGCATGCTGGATCTGGTGCACGGCCTGACGGCGGACGATCTGGTGCTCTGCCTGATGTCGGGCGGCGGTTCGGCCTTGCTGTCGCTGCCCGCGCCCGGCCTGAGCGTGCAGGAGAAGCGCGAGGTCCATCGCGCCCTGCTCACATGCGGCGCACCCATCGACGAAATGAATTGCGTGCGCAAGCACCTGTCGGCCATCAAGGGCGGGCGGCTGGCGCTGGCTTGCGCACCGGCGCGCGTCTTCACCCTGGTGCTGTCCGACGTGCCGGGCGACGATCCCGCCGTGGTGGCTTCCGGCCCCACGCTGGCCGATGCCAGCACGGCGGCCGATGCGCTGCGCATCCTGCAGAAATACGCGATCCCGGTCTCGCCCGCCGTGCAAGCCCTGCTCGGCGACCCGGCCCGGGAAACGCCCAAACCCGGCGATGCGCGCCTGGCCGGCCATGGCGCCGTGGTGATCGCCACCGCCCAGCAGGCGCTGGAAGCGGCGGCGCAGGCGGCGCGCGCGGCCGGCTATGCGCCGCTCATCCTCAGCAACAGCATGGAAGGCGAGGCGCGCGAAGTGGCCATCGTCCACGCCAGCCTGGCGCGCCAGGCCAGGCTGCACGGCCAGCCGCTGGCGCCGCCCTGCGTCATCCTGTCCGGCGGCGAAACCAGCGTCACCGTGCGCGGCCAAGGCCGGGGCGGGCGCAATGCCGAATTCCTGCTGGCGCTGGCCATCGCGCTGAAAGGGCTGTCCGGCGTGCACGCCATCGCCTGCGACACGGACGGCATCGACGGCACCGAGGATAACGCCGGCGCCCTGCTCGCGCCCGACACCCTGGCACGCGCCTTGGGACTCGGCCTCGACCCCGCCGCCCTGCTGGCCGACAACGACGGCTACAGCTTCTTCGCCGCGCTGGACGACCTGCTGCTGACCGGCCCCACCCGCACCAATGTCAACGACTTCCGCGCCATCCTGGTCAACGTGCCATGA
- a CDS encoding MFS transporter translates to MGNNSGEMAQDAALYGRIGRRLVPFLFLCYVVAYLDRVNVGFAKLQMQADLMLSDTVYGLGAGIFFLGYFLFEVPSNLLLARVGARRWIARIMVSWGLVSAATMFATGPASFYLLRFLLGVAEAGFFPGIILYLTYWYPERRRARIVALFMSGVAVAGVLGGPLSGWIMKAFAGAGGLHGWQWLFLLEALPAIVLGLWTLVYLDDGPAVARWLSDAEKAAVLAALAADGGRREQMPLLAVLSSARVWLLALIYFLFVMGLYGVSFWLPQLIRNTGVSDVFEIGLLTAIPYGVAALAMIVAARHSDRKGERRWHAALAAFAGAAGLLASVHYGHHTALAMAALSLATAGILSTFPIFWSLPTAMLGGTAAAAGIAMINSIGNLAGFVSPYLVGAIKDATTSTANGMLMLAVSLLLGGVLLLLSTTSSGEMR, encoded by the coding sequence ATGGGAAACAATTCCGGAGAGATGGCGCAGGACGCGGCGCTGTACGGCCGCATCGGGCGGCGCCTGGTGCCGTTTCTGTTCCTGTGCTACGTGGTGGCCTATCTCGACCGCGTGAACGTCGGCTTCGCCAAATTGCAGATGCAGGCCGATCTGATGCTGTCGGATACCGTGTATGGCCTGGGGGCGGGCATTTTCTTCCTGGGTTACTTCCTGTTCGAGGTGCCGTCCAACCTGCTGCTGGCCCGCGTCGGTGCGCGGCGCTGGATCGCGCGCATCATGGTGAGCTGGGGCCTGGTATCGGCCGCCACCATGTTCGCCACCGGCCCGGCCAGCTTTTACCTGCTGCGTTTTCTGCTGGGCGTGGCGGAGGCGGGCTTCTTCCCCGGCATCATCCTGTATCTGACCTACTGGTATCCCGAGCGCCGCCGTGCCCGCATCGTGGCCCTGTTCATGAGCGGGGTGGCCGTGGCGGGAGTGCTGGGCGGGCCGCTGTCGGGCTGGATCATGAAAGCCTTTGCCGGCGCGGGCGGCCTGCATGGCTGGCAGTGGCTGTTCCTGCTGGAAGCCTTGCCCGCCATCGTGCTGGGCCTGTGGACGCTGGTCTATCTGGACGATGGCCCGGCGGTCGCGCGCTGGCTGTCGGACGCGGAAAAGGCCGCCGTGCTGGCCGCGCTGGCGGCCGATGGTGGACGGCGCGAACAGATGCCGCTGCTGGCCGTGCTGTCCAGCGCGCGGGTCTGGCTGCTGGCGCTGATCTACTTCCTGTTCGTGATGGGCCTGTATGGCGTGAGTTTCTGGCTGCCGCAGCTGATCCGCAATACCGGCGTCAGCGATGTGTTCGAGATCGGCCTGCTGACGGCGATTCCGTATGGCGTGGCGGCGCTGGCGATGATCGTGGCGGCGCGCCATTCCGACCGCAAGGGCGAGCGGCGCTGGCATGCGGCGCTGGCCGCGTTTGCCGGCGCGGCCGGCCTGCTGGCATCGGTCCACTATGGCCACCACACGGCGCTGGCGATGGCGGCGCTGAGCCTGGCCACGGCCGGCATTCTGAGCACCTTCCCGATTTTCTGGAGTCTGCCTACCGCCATGCTGGGCGGCACGGCCGCCGCTGCCGGGATTGCGATGATCAATTCGATCGGCAATCTGGCCGGCTTCGTCAGCCCTTATCTGGTGGGCGCCATCAAGGACGCCACCACCAGCACCGCCAACGGCATGCTGATGCTGGCCGTGAGCCTGCTGCTGGGCGGCGTGCTGCTGCTGCTGTCCACCACATCGAGCGGAGAGATGCGATGA
- the dinB gene encoding DNA polymerase IV, whose protein sequence is MPAARRIAHLDMDAFYASVELLRYPELRGRAVVIGGGAAAQPRQLADGTRQFALLRDYVGRGVVTTSTYEARALGVFSAMGMMKAAALAPEAVLLPTDFDSYRRLSRQFKVAVASIAPQIEDRGIDEIYLDLSEVAGETRALAQRIKQAVKEATGLSCSIGIAPNKLLAKICSDLEKPNGLTIVSHDDVPARIWPLPVRKINGIGPKATERLATLGIETVAQLAAAEAHLLQEHFGLNYAEWLRRVAHGLDERPVVTSSEPKTISRETTFERDLHAKQDRTALSEIFTALCTRLAADLLRKRCIGRTVGIKLRYADFRTVTRDVTLPHATADAAAIRRAAGECLRRVPLEQRLRLLGVRVSALSSMDEAPAQHAAVQGELFASL, encoded by the coding sequence ATGCCTGCCGCGCGCCGCATTGCCCACCTCGACATGGACGCTTTCTACGCGTCGGTGGAGCTGCTGCGCTATCCCGAACTGCGCGGCCGGGCGGTGGTGATCGGCGGCGGCGCGGCGGCGCAGCCGCGCCAGCTGGCCGACGGCACGCGCCAGTTCGCCCTGCTGCGCGACTATGTGGGGCGCGGCGTGGTCACCACCTCGACCTACGAGGCGCGCGCCCTCGGCGTGTTTTCCGCGATGGGCATGATGAAGGCGGCGGCGCTGGCGCCCGAAGCGGTGCTGCTGCCCACCGACTTCGATTCCTACCGCCGCCTGTCGCGCCAGTTCAAGGTGGCCGTGGCCAGCATCGCGCCGCAGATCGAAGACCGCGGCATCGACGAAATCTATCTCGACCTGAGCGAGGTGGCGGGCGAAACGCGCGCGCTGGCGCAGCGCATCAAGCAGGCGGTGAAGGAGGCCACCGGCCTGTCCTGCTCCATCGGCATCGCGCCCAACAAGCTGCTGGCGAAAATCTGCTCGGACCTGGAAAAGCCGAACGGGCTGACCATCGTCTCGCATGACGATGTGCCGGCCCGCATCTGGCCTCTGCCGGTGCGCAAGATCAATGGTATCGGTCCCAAGGCCACGGAAAGACTGGCCACGCTCGGCATCGAGACGGTGGCCCAGCTGGCCGCCGCCGAAGCCCATCTGCTGCAGGAACACTTCGGCCTGAATTACGCCGAGTGGCTGCGGCGCGTCGCCCATGGGCTGGACGAGCGGCCGGTCGTCACCAGTTCCGAGCCGAAGACCATCAGCCGCGAAACCACCTTCGAACGCGACCTGCATGCCAAGCAGGACCGCACCGCGCTGTCCGAAATTTTCACCGCCCTGTGCACGCGGCTGGCTGCCGACCTGCTGCGCAAGCGCTGCATCGGCCGCACGGTGGGCATCAAGCTGCGCTACGCCGATTTCCGCACCGTGACGCGCGACGTGACACTGCCGCATGCCACCGCCGATGCCGCCGCGATCCGGCGCGCCGCCGGCGAGTGCCTGCGCCGCGTGCCGCTGGAGCAGCGCCTGCGTTTGCTGGGCGTGCGCGTGAGTGCCTTGAGCAGCATGGACGAGGCGCCGGCACAGCATGCCGCCGTGCAGGGCGAGCTGTTCGCCAGCCTGTAA
- a CDS encoding methyl-accepting chemotaxis protein: MNLSNMKIGARLAIGFALTIVIMLIMSFSGLTSIYHTSSLTDRIVNDRYVKVTLTNDMRSYSNRGAQSLRNAMLAHDNGSSRSFLDSMTEAERVGAEAANKLEKILMRPEAKKLFAEQRADYAVYAEKRDQATKLHMDGNRDSAIQYLFKEVIPAQTAYFQRLDAILKYQSQLMTEDGQAAAAAAHDATIMMISMLVLATLLSAVGGYLITRSVTVPINEAVDLAETVARGDLSTHISVTRKDETGRLLNALKEMVDSLTRTVGAVRNSSDTITTASAEIAAGNLDLSSRTEQQASSLEETASSMEELTSTVKQNADNARQANQLVVSAAEFAQRGGQVVGEVVSTMGSIKESSSKIVDIIGVIDGIAFQTNILALNAAVEAARAGEQGRGFAVVASEVRNLAQRSASAAKEIKTLIDDSVQKVDAGGRLVDDAGATMQQIVNSVQQVADIMNEITMASQEQSQGIEQVNVAITEMDTTTQQNAALVEQAAAAAGSMQEQAVRLSEAVAVFRLSDSRTIVPVQRAMDRPPIRPAAKPVSLPGRSTRPAAAKPAPSRDAAAAPARAATAAKQAKAPASTANDEWEEF; the protein is encoded by the coding sequence GTGAACCTGTCCAATATGAAAATCGGCGCCCGCCTCGCGATCGGCTTCGCGCTGACCATCGTGATCATGCTGATCATGTCCTTCAGCGGGCTTACCAGCATCTACCACACCAGTTCGCTCACCGACCGCATCGTCAATGACCGCTACGTCAAGGTCACGCTGACCAACGATATGCGCAGCTATTCGAACCGCGGCGCGCAATCGCTGCGCAACGCCATGCTGGCGCACGACAACGGCAGCTCGCGCAGCTTCCTCGACAGCATGACGGAAGCCGAGCGCGTCGGCGCGGAGGCCGCCAACAAGCTGGAAAAAATCCTGATGCGGCCGGAAGCCAAGAAGCTGTTCGCGGAGCAGCGCGCCGACTACGCCGTCTATGCCGAAAAACGCGACCAGGCGACCAAGCTGCATATGGACGGCAACCGCGACAGCGCCATCCAGTATCTGTTCAAGGAAGTGATTCCGGCGCAGACGGCGTATTTCCAGCGCCTGGACGCCATCCTCAAGTATCAGAGCCAGCTGATGACGGAGGACGGCCAGGCGGCAGCCGCGGCGGCCCATGACGCCACCATCATGATGATCAGCATGCTGGTGCTGGCCACCCTGCTCTCAGCTGTCGGCGGCTATCTGATCACGCGTTCGGTGACGGTGCCGATCAACGAGGCGGTGGACCTGGCCGAAACCGTGGCGCGCGGCGATCTGAGCACGCATATTTCCGTCACGCGCAAGGATGAAACGGGCCGCCTGCTGAACGCCCTGAAAGAGATGGTCGACTCGCTGACCCGCACCGTGGGCGCGGTGCGCAACAGCAGCGACACCATCACCACCGCCTCGGCCGAAATCGCGGCCGGCAACCTGGACCTGTCCTCGCGCACCGAACAGCAGGCTTCCAGCCTGGAGGAAACCGCCTCCTCGATGGAAGAACTGACCTCGACCGTCAAGCAGAATGCCGACAATGCGCGCCAGGCCAACCAGCTGGTGGTGTCCGCCGCCGAATTCGCCCAGCGCGGCGGCCAGGTGGTGGGCGAAGTGGTCAGCACCATGGGTTCGATCAAGGAAAGCTCCAGCAAGATCGTGGACATCATCGGCGTCATCGACGGCATCGCCTTCCAGACCAATATCCTGGCCTTGAACGCGGCGGTGGAAGCGGCGCGCGCGGGCGAACAGGGGCGCGGTTTCGCCGTGGTGGCGTCCGAGGTGCGCAACCTGGCGCAACGCTCGGCCAGCGCCGCCAAGGAAATCAAGACACTGATCGACGATTCGGTGCAGAAGGTGGACGCGGGCGGACGCCTGGTGGACGACGCCGGCGCCACCATGCAGCAGATCGTCAACTCGGTGCAGCAGGTGGCCGACATCATGAACGAGATCACCATGGCCAGCCAGGAGCAAAGCCAGGGCATCGAACAGGTCAACGTCGCCATCACCGAGATGGATACCACCACCCAGCAAAATGCAGCCCTGGTGGAGCAGGCGGCAGCGGCGGCGGGCAGCATGCAGGAACAAGCGGTGCGCCTGTCGGAAGCGGTGGCGGTATTCCGCCTCAGCGACAGCCGCACCATCGTTCCCGTGCAGCGCGCCATGGACCGGCCGCCGATACGCCCGGCCGCCAAACCTGTCAGCCTGCCCGGCCGCAGCACGCGCCCGGCGGCGGCCAAACCCGCACCATCCCGGGATGCCGCCGCGGCGCCGGCGCGCGCGGCCACCGCCGCCAAACAGGCCAAAGCGCCCGCCAGCACGGCCAACGACGAATGGGAAGAGTTCTAA
- a CDS encoding ABC transporter substrate-binding protein, with translation MGLRSFLTGLLAASITCAAGAAPVLCPERTVVGISDLGYSSYQQDGELRGAGVEVMREVGRRTRCTMKFSWFPRSRLFAQLENDRIDMTVSSVRSPERDRTGQFVPYVYTQFELLLSTRVAGSFTSLSDFVERSDARLNVVRGMVYSSDVAALLDKLAQAGRIEYVPDFDVVFRKIAASRADGTLAPPVIYMWHLGRLGIAAQVRTLAVPESPRQLAGLYLSQHNLSSDVRNAYAQTIRAMLEDGTILRIYERNIGAAATRRLYAGGMREILDFYARPQ, from the coding sequence ATGGGCTTGCGTTCCTTCCTCACCGGATTACTGGCTGCCAGCATCACCTGCGCCGCAGGCGCGGCGCCCGTTCTTTGCCCCGAGCGCACGGTGGTCGGCATCAGCGATTTAGGCTATTCCTCCTACCAGCAGGACGGCGAATTGCGCGGCGCGGGCGTGGAAGTGATGCGCGAAGTAGGCCGCCGCACCCGCTGCACCATGAAGTTCTCCTGGTTCCCGCGCAGCCGCCTGTTTGCCCAGCTTGAAAACGACCGCATCGACATGACCGTCAGCTCGGTGCGCTCTCCCGAGCGCGACCGCACCGGCCAGTTCGTCCCCTATGTCTATACCCAGTTCGAGCTGCTGCTGTCGACGCGGGTGGCGGGCAGCTTCACCAGCCTGAGCGACTTTGTCGAGCGCAGCGATGCGCGCCTGAACGTGGTGCGCGGCATGGTCTACAGCAGCGACGTCGCCGCCCTGCTCGACAAGCTGGCGCAGGCCGGCCGCATCGAATACGTGCCCGACTTCGACGTGGTGTTCCGCAAGATCGCCGCCAGCCGCGCCGACGGCACGCTGGCGCCGCCCGTCATCTATATGTGGCATCTGGGCCGGCTCGGCATCGCCGCCCAGGTGCGCACGCTGGCCGTACCCGAATCGCCGCGCCAGCTGGCCGGCCTGTATCTGTCGCAGCACAACCTTTCCTCCGACGTGCGCAACGCCTATGCCCAGACCATCCGCGCCATGCTGGAGGACGGCACCATCCTGCGCATCTACGAACGCAATATCGGCGCGGCCGCCACGCGCCGCCTGTATGCGGGCGGCATGCGCGAAATCCTCGATTTCTACGCACGGCCGCAGTAA
- a CDS encoding helix-turn-helix domain-containing protein, whose protein sequence is MNTAASGVPDQYFSDFPASLRYWRGKRGYSQLRLSTDSGISQRHISFLESGRSQPSRELILKLGMVLDIPLRQRNVMLLAAGYAPAYQERNLSDPEMQAVKQALDFMLAQQAPYPALVVDRLWNLVMCNEPAGAMVRWLLDMPPHAPIPRDGSVNVLKLMLDPNAMRKHIVNWEEVCADQLLWIQREAMSDGPGSEATALLAELGAYPGIGMAPAPNLDRRALPFLPVTLRKDGVELNLFTTITTLGTPHDVTVHELRLEAFFPADEASAAWFKARHQG, encoded by the coding sequence ATGAATACAGCAGCATCCGGCGTGCCGGACCAGTATTTCAGCGATTTCCCGGCGTCCCTGCGCTATTGGCGCGGCAAGCGTGGCTACAGCCAGCTGCGCTTGTCCACCGATAGCGGCATCTCGCAGCGCCATATCAGCTTTCTGGAAAGCGGACGCTCGCAGCCGAGCCGGGAGCTGATCCTGAAGCTGGGCATGGTGCTGGATATTCCGCTGCGCCAGCGCAATGTGATGTTGCTGGCGGCCGGCTATGCGCCGGCCTACCAGGAGCGCAATCTGTCCGATCCGGAAATGCAGGCGGTGAAGCAGGCGCTGGATTTCATGCTGGCGCAGCAGGCGCCGTATCCGGCGCTGGTGGTGGACCGCCTGTGGAATCTGGTGATGTGCAACGAGCCGGCCGGCGCCATGGTGCGCTGGCTGCTCGATATGCCGCCGCATGCGCCGATTCCGCGCGACGGCTCGGTGAATGTGCTGAAGCTGATGCTGGACCCGAACGCCATGCGCAAGCATATCGTCAACTGGGAAGAGGTCTGCGCCGACCAGCTGCTGTGGATCCAGCGCGAGGCGATGAGCGATGGCCCCGGCAGCGAGGCGACCGCGCTGCTGGCGGAGCTGGGCGCCTATCCCGGTATCGGCATGGCGCCGGCGCCCAACCTGGACCGGCGCGCCTTGCCCTTCCTGCCGGTCACGCTGCGCAAGGATGGCGTGGAGCTGAACCTGTTCACCACCATCACCACGCTCGGCACGCCGCATGACGTGACGGTGCACGAGTTGCGGCTGGAAGCCTTCTTCCCGGCCGATGAGGCCAGCGCCGCCTGGTTCAAGGCGCGCCATCAGGGCTGA
- a CDS encoding porin — MTRLPLLAVCSLCTLAVPALGQTQVSVMGVIDAYVGTLRNSGDATRRNVVGSGGMTTSYFGFKGREDLGGGLRAEFALTGSFLVDTGASGRFAGDPMFSRDANVALAGPFGRLMFGRAAAPNFLSNVQFNPFGNSFTFSPLMLHSYIPSGPLGARNWTPSSAGDSGWSNQVAYTTPEVNGLKASVHFQPGERQGLAGMNNIAANVFYTRGPLALTAFVHRVRESNPNQGNPIIDAMRTPINYAAVDNQRAYFGGIAYDFAAVKLYATFQRTFNDTPAGLHMNDRVASVGLSSRQGPGSVLFGYANTRRAGSLFGPERTRATATLGYLYPASKRSELYVLAMTDRVSGKPRATSAATGIRHSF; from the coding sequence ATGACGCGTCTTCCCCTGCTGGCCGTATGCTCGCTTTGCACCCTTGCGGTTCCGGCGCTGGGGCAGACCCAGGTGTCGGTGATGGGCGTGATCGATGCGTATGTCGGCACGCTGCGCAACAGCGGCGACGCCACGCGCCGCAACGTGGTCGGCAGCGGCGGCATGACGACGTCCTACTTCGGCTTCAAGGGCCGCGAAGACCTGGGCGGCGGCCTGCGCGCCGAATTCGCGCTGACCGGTTCCTTCCTGGTCGATACCGGCGCCTCGGGACGCTTCGCGGGCGATCCCATGTTTTCGCGCGACGCCAATGTGGCCCTGGCCGGCCCGTTCGGACGCCTGATGTTCGGCCGCGCCGCCGCGCCCAACTTCCTGTCCAATGTGCAGTTCAACCCCTTCGGCAATTCCTTCACGTTTTCGCCGCTGATGCTGCACTCCTACATTCCCTCCGGCCCGCTGGGCGCGCGCAACTGGACGCCCAGCAGCGCCGGCGACAGCGGCTGGAGCAACCAGGTCGCCTACACCACGCCGGAAGTGAATGGCCTGAAGGCCAGCGTGCATTTCCAGCCCGGCGAGCGCCAGGGACTGGCGGGCATGAACAATATCGCGGCCAATGTCTTTTATACGCGCGGGCCGCTGGCCCTGACGGCGTTTGTGCACCGCGTGCGGGAGAGCAATCCGAACCAGGGCAATCCCATCATCGACGCCATGCGCACGCCCATCAACTACGCGGCCGTCGACAACCAGCGCGCCTATTTCGGCGGCATCGCTTATGACTTCGCGGCCGTCAAGCTGTACGCCACTTTCCAGCGCACCTTCAACGATACGCCCGCCGGCCTGCACATGAACGACCGCGTCGCCAGTGTTGGCCTGAGTTCGCGCCAGGGACCGGGATCGGTGCTGTTCGGCTATGCCAATACGCGGCGCGCGGGCAGCCTGTTCGGCCCCGAACGCACGCGCGCCACGGCCACCCTGGGCTATCTGTATCCAGCGTCGAAACGCAGCGAGCTGTATGTGCTGGCCATGACCGACCGGGTGAGCGGCAAGCCGCGCGCCACCAGTGCGGCAACCGGCATCCGCCATAGTTTTTAA
- a CDS encoding nuclear transport factor 2 family protein, with protein sequence MNKAFEIAEQYLAVWNERDAAARRGKVAATFTLDAEYIDPMMKGAGHAGIDALIAGAQGHFPGHRFALSGTPDGHNDVVRFSWSLNGPEGLQVAHGTDVAVVAADGRLSRVTGFLNSVA encoded by the coding sequence ATGAACAAGGCTTTTGAAATCGCTGAGCAGTACCTGGCTGTCTGGAATGAGCGCGATGCCGCCGCGCGCCGCGGCAAAGTGGCCGCCACCTTTACGCTGGATGCCGAGTATATTGACCCGATGATGAAGGGCGCGGGGCACGCCGGTATCGATGCGCTGATCGCCGGCGCGCAAGGCCACTTTCCGGGCCACCGCTTTGCCCTCTCCGGCACGCCGGATGGCCACAATGATGTGGTGCGTTTTTCCTGGTCGCTGAACGGCCCGGAAGGCCTGCAGGTGGCGCATGGCACCGACGTCGCCGTCGTTGCTGCCGATGGGCGCCTGAGCCGCGTCACCGGTTTTTTGAACAGCGTGGCATAA